The Pelodiscus sinensis isolate JC-2024 chromosome 4, ASM4963464v1, whole genome shotgun sequence genomic sequence CAGCCAGTGCTCACTGTAACAGGCCGTCCCTGAATGCACAGTGCTCCACTGCTGGAGGAGCTGAGGCGAGCTTGGAGCGCTGCAAGGAGGAGAGAAAAGCCCGCCCAGCCACAGCTCACACTATCAACAGGCACAGCATGGAAAAGCCCTTGGTGCAGGGCAGGAGCCACACCAAAGAGGTCTCTGTGCGCTGTCCACCTCCCTCGCAGGTGAAGCCAAAGCGGAGGAAGCCCCGCAGGCAGCATGGTCCACACAAGCTAGGAGGAAAACTTGGCAATGGTTAAGTAGGCATTTCAAATGCTAGGATTTAATACTGCAATTCTGTTTCCTGCTAAGTATCCTACACCAATATTTACATGTTCTGAGGTGCCAAATTTACTAGCCATCTAGTAGAAATTCTACCATTCACTTCATTAGTGCCAAAGACATAGGCCAGTGAGGGTGAACCTCACTGTGAGAATTTTAGTAGCACCACGATAGTATCTCCTTGTATTTATGAGTCTATTGGCCTAAAATGTCATgattgttcttttaaaaatttaCAGTTGAACATTGACTTTGAAACTTTATATGCAGAAGAaatatgctgcttttaaccatcttaatttaaatgaaaacaagtACAATAAAGGAGTTACCTTGccaatttttaaactttcccctTTTTTAGTAGTTGATGTTTAAACACAGCACTGTTCTTTACCCTTTTTGAGGGTCTCATTTCTTGACTGAGTACTTCCCATTCTAATGCGTGGCTGcctggtcagttcataactccAATGTATTATATGAATTGTATAAACCTGGGAGTCTGATAACCTGTTCCTATATTAACATAAACATCAACCCAAGCATCAAATGCACTCAGGACTCTCCAATACTCAGATCAATTAGATTAGTGGGTTGTTGTGCAACAGGGAAAAAGAAATCTTCCCCATAACACAGAATCGTTATGGACTGGTTACACTGAAGCTAATGCAGATCCTAACGCACCCCACCTCTAGGAGTGGTAGAGAACATGAGGAAATATGCAACAGCAGATCCTCTGACCCCACAGACATCACCTTTCAAAGAGCTACTGTAGAGATGAGTCATCTACCACACCCCTGCACAGCCTTTCAAACGCTGACAAACTCTGCTTTGTGCCACAGAACTGGACTGGCATTACTGCAGTCTAGGAGGCAGTGACAGGATGTGCTCTTAGTTTAAGCGGTCTTTAAAAATAACTCATCTTATGAAAACTTAGTTAAAGCTAACCAAAACCTTCCAAGTTCAGAAAGCATTtaaactgtaaaaacaatgagatcACTAACCTGTCCTATCTATCATGTCCAGACCTTTAGCCTTCAGTCTTGAGGAAATGAATTCTTCTTTTCCCTAAAACATATTTAATATTATAATTTCATGTATTTTGTTCTTGAAGTTAGCTATTTTACTGATCAAGTTTCAAGAACCTGAAAAATATTTATAAGCCAGATGATAACTACAGTGTTTTCTACTTGAAGTTTAAACCAATAACCAGTTAACTGGATCCTCTTCAGGAAACAATCATTTAAACCCAATCCTGTGAACTCTTAGGCATGTGTATAAATGTATTCATGCAAAcagcccactgaagtaaatgggacgGCTCATGTAAGTAAATGTATTCACATGTTGGAAGAGAACTCAGCTATCTACCTTCAGCTGTGATGACATCATCAGGATCTTATGCAACTGAAGTCTAGCCCACCCAAGGTTACACTTACACTGTAAGTAATAAATAAGGCATATACATCTGCTTCTGACCTCTTGTTTCTTTATGCACATTATGGTTGAATTCACAGAGAGATcataagcattttaaaataaattcataatTACTTAATTgaatgttttttttaactgactgctactttttctaattaaaaaaaacgaACTATTTTCttctacctttaaaaaaaaagaaatcattttCATCACAACTGGAGGTAAATAGCTGAGTTGGTCCTCCCCCAACCTAGAATTTAGCTTTTTCTACCCACATAAGGAAAGAGGGACCAGGAGTGAAATGCATTGCTTTTAGtcttacaggttgaacctctcgtcTGGTACCTTCAGgactgcagagctgtagcagccCCCACGGCAGGTGGAGAGATGCTCCAGTCctcaccagttaactggaacttgCTAAGCATCATTTATTAAGGGTGATGcgtaccagttaacctttcacatccctaggttcaacttgtattagaAACACATCAATGGAACAGTAAAGTTGAGGAGTGGAGATATGTCCATCAGTTTCCCCCTCAGTGATTGCATCTATGCCTGTTCCACTTACCCTAGTGTTAGAACAGTAGTTCAGTTTTCAATAACCAGCTCTAATCTCACATTccagatcctccagaaaagaggaCTGTCACAACTGtatatttctaatttaaaaaacaagcagCAAAAAGTTAGGCAGCTCATTTTTAATTGCACTCCTCAGTATAGATAAATAAATTTAATAGCAAAACACACTATCATACTGAAATCAGTTTAAAATCAAGAGATAAATAATTGCAAAACCACATAATTTAACCATTTTTAAAGGTAACAATTAGTTGTAGTGCTTGCAAATATTCTGAACCGCTATATAATTCAAAACTATCACAGTTCAAGGTCACTATACAATGCAATTGTGAAAAACCTTTCACCCAGACAAGGAGAATAATGTTTTTATCAGCTATTTACACCACAAGTTCTTAAGTAAACACAGCACCACCACTAAGTGGCCTAGTATCAACATGCTCACCTTTCTGAATGACATATTCTGACTTGCCCAGAATTGTTGATTCCAAATTTGAGTTTCCTGTCTAAATTCTCTAAGTTTTCGTTCTAATGGTGATTCATTTTTAGGAATATGAAATATTATTGGTCGGAGATTTGAATGTCTGTCAGGAGGACCAATCCAATCATTGCAAGAACATGCTGGCGGGCAGAAACTTGaagcctttaaaaaacaaaacaaaaacaccccacatatttaattcttttttttaaatttaatcagAGCATTTCTTTAAAAAGTACAATGTTTTACACAGCTGAGTCAAACCTTAAAATACAATCATGAAAACATAAAAGTTGTGAGAGTtcaagctattttgatttaacttTACACcactaatttatatatatatacacacacacacacacacacacacacacacacggcttgacaaacggcagcgaaacctacttgccagccccgcactgcgcatgcatgtgctgctggtgaacggggcgaccggctgaaatctactcgcctgtgacgatagattcagtgatttgtcaagccgtgtgtgtgtgtgtgtgagtgtgatttgtcaagccgtgtgtgtgtgtgtgtgtgt encodes the following:
- the COA8 gene encoding cytochrome c oxidase assembly factor 8 isoform X2, which translates into the protein MAVKPPPAGRRASSFCPPACSCNDWIGPPDRHSNLRPIIFHIPKNESPLERKLREFRQETQIWNQQFWASQNMSFRKGKEEFISSRLKAKGLDMIDRTGQKVTLNAEEMADFYKDFLSKNFKKHMCYNREWYKRNFITTFLMGQVAFKRVWKKLGWKKMKVGN